A window of the Microplitis mediator isolate UGA2020A chromosome 5, iyMicMedi2.1, whole genome shotgun sequence genome harbors these coding sequences:
- the LOC130668842 gene encoding uncharacterized protein LOC130668842, with product MSDNGSQFVSKEFTSLLKEYGIEHFRTPPHSPQCNPVERANKVIGTMIAQYIQKNQRSWDKLIPELMFAINTAKHESTQFTPAYLNYGRELLPPNTLRERLEGSHTVNNYDHQDNFKNLHEAMDLVRDRPRSINFRVN from the coding sequence ATGTCTGACAACGGAAGCCAGTTCGTCAGTAAAGAGTTTACGTCTCTTTTAAAAGAATACGGTATCGAACATTTTAGAACCCCACCTCATTCCCCCCAATGTAACCCCGTTGAGCGGGCTAATAAGGTAATAGGAACAATGATCGCGCAATATATCCAGAAGAATCAACGTTCATGGGATAAATTAATACCGGAATTAATGTTTGCCATTAACACGGCAAAACATGAGTCAACGCAGTTCACACCCGCTTATCTTAACTATGGCCGCGAATTACTCCCCCCAAATACGTTGCGAGAAAGACTCGAGGGCAGTCATACAGTTAATAATTACGATCATCAggataactttaaaaatttacacgaGGCCATGGACCTAGTACGCGATCGTCCGCGATCGATAAATTTTCGGGTAAACTAG